From the genome of Oceanococcus atlanticus:
CGCGATGGTGATTACCTGCGTGCTCGACAGCTCTACGACCAGGCCGTCGCGGTGTGGCAGGTCGCGCCCCAGCGCTATCCCTCGGAGCTGATCTGGGCCGCCACACTGGCCTCACAGCTGGCCCGGGCTCAGGGGCATACCGCCGCCGCGGTTGAGCACTTGCGTGATGCCGCCGGGCGCGCGCGTGCCTACTGGGGTGAGGCGCATGAGGAAACCGGCATCGTGCTGATCAATCTGGCCGTGGCGTTGTACTACGACAACCGCCTGGCTGAGGCGCTTACGGCCTGTGCTGAAGCCTGGACCGTGTGGCAGGCCATCGGCAAGCAGAACTCCCCCGATGCGCTCAATCTGCTGGCCAACTGGGGTCTGTTCGCCCTGCGCCATGGCGACCCTTACGAAGGTGAGAAGCGATTGGCCGCGGCACTGGATTTGCGCACTGCGCTGTATGGCGCCTCGGCAGCCCAGGCCACGCTGATGAAGAATCTGGGCGTGGCTCACCGTATCAATGGTCTGCGTAACGCCGGCATGCGCCTGCTTGAACAGGGCGAATGGATGGCCGAAAAATACGCCGGTGCCGGCGGGCGCCTGCACGCCAGCGCGGTGTATGCGCTGGCCCGCGCCTTGAGCGAGGACGGCCTGATCGAGGAAGCACAACAGCGCCTGCGCGCATCTCTGACGCAGCAGACCACCACACCCACCAGCTGGCATCACCTCAACCGGGCTTTGCTAGCACGCCTCAGCCCCGATGCGGCCAGCGCCGAAGCGCTGTTCTCAACCGCTTTGCAGGGTCTTGCGGCCAGCGGCGATGCCGCGCTCAGCCAATATGCCGATGCCCTCGCGCTGCACGCGACCTGGCTGCAGGAACAGGGCGCAACGGCACAGGCTCTTGATGTGCTGGATCAGGCGATCACACACAAGACCCGGGCTCGCCATGCCGCCCATTACGAAGTGCTCAGCATGAACCGTCGCAAGGTCGATCTGCTGCGTGCGCAGGGTCTGGGCGATGCGGCGCAAACACTGTGGCAGCAAAGCCGTGAGCAGGCGCTGGGCCAACTCGGCCCGCAGCACCCGATCAGCGCGCTGTTCGCAGACCCTCTCTGAACCGCGCCGCCGTTCAGCTCATGGCGTCATACAGCCAGGCCTTGGCCTTGAGCCAGTCGCGCCGGACCGTACGCTCGGTCACATCCAGTGCTTCGGCCGTTTCGGCGTCGGTGTAACCGCTAAAGAAGCGGCATTCCACCACCTTGGCCAGCCGCGAGCTAAGCGCGGCAAGCTGTTCCAGATGCTGGTTCAACTCGAGCAGGAAGTCGGCCCCTTCAGATGGATCCGCCGGCATCAGGCCGAGCCCGGAATCATCCAGCGACAAAGGCTTCTGGCCGCTGCCACGCTTTTCCGCCAGGGTTGCCCGGGCACTGTCAACCAGAACCTGGCGCATGGCCGCCGCCGCGGTGTTCAGGAAATGCGCCCGACTGGCGTAATCCTGATTGCCCGCCGCGAGCTTGAAGAACGCTTCATTGACCAGCGCCGTGGTGACAAAGGTCTGGCCGGCCACCAGCTTGCGTCGCTCGCGATGCGCACGCGTCTTGAGCTCCTGATACAGCGCCTGATAAAGCGCACCTGCCCCCTGCCGGGTCAAATCCCCTGCATTGTGCTGTTGCTCCATGGATCTCCCCCGATATTCATGGAAGCTGCATTACACCACCAGGCGGGCGACAAACCAAGACGGCGGCCCTGCAACGCGACGATGCCCGGTTCGAGCCTGATATGATCCGCGACCGTTTTTTCAAAGCCCGTCCTACACCATGTGGTTCAAGAATCTGTGCCTGTTCCGTCTGGAAAAACCCTGGTCCATCACCCCGGCCGCCCTGGAGGAACAGCTGGCACGCAAGCCTTTGCTGCCGTGCACCGGCCAGGCTGCCCTGAGCCGCGGCTGGGTTGCACCCAAGGACGATGACGGCGCGCTGGTCGAGGCCCTGCTGCCACATCTGATGATCGCGCACGGCAGCGAGGAAAAGCTGCTGCCGGCCAGCGTGATCAACGAAGAAGCCAAGGACAAGGCGCGCGAATTCGAAGCTCAGCGCGGCTACAAGCCGGGGCGCAAGCAGATGCGTGATATCAAGGACGAGATCACGATGACCTTGCTGCCGCGAGCCTTTGTACGGCGCAAACGGGTGCGCGCCTGGATCGACTGCGAACAGGGCTGGCTGATCGTCGACACCTCGACCGCCGCCGCAGCGGAAAACCTGATCGAGCACCTGCGCGCCACGGTCGAAGACCTGCCGCCGGTCAAGCTGGTCGAACCCAATATGGCTCTGGCCGTGACCATGACCGAGTGGCTGGCCAAAAACGCCGCGCCGGGCGCTTTCCTGATCGAGGACGAATGCGAACTCAACGGCAGCGAGGAAACCAAATCCACGGTGCGTTACTTGCGTCATCCGCTCAACACCGAGGAAATCCGCAAGCACATCACCTCCGGCAAGCGGGTCAGCAAGCTGGGCATGTCGTGGGGTGACAAGCTGTCTTTCGTGCTCAACGACACCCTGCAGATCAAGAAGCTCAAGTTCCTCGACATGGACCGCGATGACGGCGCCGAAGGCAGCGACGTCGACGAAGAACAGCGTTTCGAAATCGACTTCACCCTGATGAGCAACGAATTGCGCATGATGCTGGGCGAGCTTTGCGCCATCATTGGTGCCGAATAGCACACGGAGACACCCCATGGATCAGGCCGACAAGCTGCTTGAGGCGCACATCGCCTTCGAACTCAAACGCTGGACATCAAGCAAGATGACCAAGGAGCTCGAACCGCTGCTCGACGGTCTCTGGGCGTGGCTTGAGAACACCCATGTGTCGGCCATGCTGGAGGCGGACACGGCGGTCGACACCGCCCTGCGCTGGCTCGACGACTGGTATCTGCCGGACACCCTGACCGTGCTGGTCGGTTCGATCGCCAAACGCTTGGTGCAGTTGCCGGTCAACACCGAAACCCGCATCGGCGATGTGGTTGACGATGAGCTGTATGAGGCCGG
Proteins encoded in this window:
- a CDS encoding ECF-type sigma factor; translated protein: MEQQHNAGDLTRQGAGALYQALYQELKTRAHRERRKLVAGQTFVTTALVNEAFFKLAAGNQDYASRAHFLNTAAAAMRQVLVDSARATLAEKRGSGQKPLSLDDSGLGLMPADPSEGADFLLELNQHLEQLAALSSRLAKVVECRFFSGYTDAETAEALDVTERTVRRDWLKAKAWLYDAMS
- a CDS encoding recombination-associated protein RdgC; the protein is MWFKNLCLFRLEKPWSITPAALEEQLARKPLLPCTGQAALSRGWVAPKDDDGALVEALLPHLMIAHGSEEKLLPASVINEEAKDKAREFEAQRGYKPGRKQMRDIKDEITMTLLPRAFVRRKRVRAWIDCEQGWLIVDTSTAAAAENLIEHLRATVEDLPPVKLVEPNMALAVTMTEWLAKNAAPGAFLIEDECELNGSEETKSTVRYLRHPLNTEEIRKHITSGKRVSKLGMSWGDKLSFVLNDTLQIKKLKFLDMDRDDGAEGSDVDEEQRFEIDFTLMSNELRMMLGELCAIIGAE